The Roseibium sp. Sym1 nucleotide sequence CACACGCTTTCGTCGGCAAGGCGCACATGCATGGCGTCGGCATCCGCAGTCGAATGCACGGCCACCGTCGAGATGCCGAGTTCCTTGCAGGCACGCAGGATGCGCAGCGCGATCTCGCCGCGATTGGCAATGAGAATTTTGGAGAACATGGCCACATCGGCTCCTTATTCGACGATGATGAGCGGTTCGCCGAATTCCACCGGCTGGGCATCGTCAACCAGGATCTGCTTCACGGTGCCGGACTTGGTGGAGGGAATGTGGTTCATGGTCTTCATGGCTTCGATGATCAGGATCGTCTGGCCCTCGGTGACCTTGTCGCCAACCTGAATGAACACGGGGGCACCGGGTTCCGGTGCAAGATAGGCCGTGCCCACCATCGGTGACGACACGGTGGTCCCCGACGAGGCCGGTTCCGCGGGAGCTGCGGGCGCAGCGGCCGGGGCCGCGGCTGCGGGAGCTGCGGCAGGTGCCGCCGGAGGCGCGACATTGACCGGCGCACTGATCGTCATCTGCCGGGCCACGCGAATGCGGGTGTCACCCTGTTCCAGTTCGATTTCCGAGAGATTTGTCTCGTCCAGCAGGACGGCGAGATCCCGGATCAGGGCCGTGTCGAATTTCTTGTTATCATTACGCATCATGTCGTTTGGCTCTCATACTCGGTCCGCAAGCAGCGCGGCAGGCCGGTCCACGGGATGACCGCTCCATGTGTTCATGGGGTCTGTCCCGTCTGTTCCGGAGCCCTCTGTCCTGCAGGGCTGTCAGAAACTTCCCGGTGAAACCGCGCTCCTTGCGCCGTCGCTTCCGGACGGACAAAGATCTTTTGGCCCGTCTCCTCACGGGAGGCGGGCCAAGCTTCTTATAGGGATTCAATTGTATCAGGAAAACCCCCGATTTCTCATTGACATCGAGGTTACGACGTTTCCAACAGCCTAATACCGGGCGCTCCGGTTCAGCAGGTGGTCTGATCGCAATTCAAAAGCGCATCGATTTTCTCGTTGAGAGCGTCATAGCCGACGGCTCCCATGACAACCTCGTTGCCGATCACATAGGACGGTGTGCCTGTCAGGCCGAGCCGGTTGGCAAGGGCATAGACTTCCTCGATGGTTTGTCCTGCCTCATCCGTTTTCATGGCGGCGAGCAGGTCTTCCTCGGCGATGCCGACAGAGCTGGCGGCTTCCAGGGCACTGGCCTGGTTGGCCTGACCGCGGCTGAGCAGCAGTTCCTCGTGGAAGTCGGCGTATTTTTCCGGCGCTACGGAGTTCACCGCCACGGCGACCTGTGCGGCTTCGACCGAGCCCTGACCCAGGACCGGGAATTCCTTCAGGACCACTTTCAGATCGGGATTGCCTTCAATCAGCTTGACCATGTCGCCATGGGCGCGTTTGCAGTAGCCGCAATTGTAGTCAAAGAACTCGACAAGCGTGACGGATCCTTCCGGATTGCCGAGCACGACCTGGCGTGTGGAGTTGAACAGAATGTCGGCACTGTCGGTCAGGGTCTGCAGGCGCGCGGCTTCGGCGGCTTCCTTCTCGCGGCGGTCCAGTTCCGTCAGGGCCTCGGCAATCACTTCCGGGTTTGCCAGAAGATACTCCCGTACGATCTTTTCGATCTCCGCGCGGTCGCGGTCCTGTGCGGAAGCGGGCAGGGCCAGGAGGGACAGAAGCAGCGCGCAGATCGAAAGGATGCGCATCAGCACCGGCGGATAAAGGGGCCGGATCGTTTGCAGTGAGTTGGTCATCAGGGGCTCCTCGGGCGGCGTTTTCGTTTCCGTGGGATCCGCCGCCATGCGTGTCACAGGTCTTATCGGCGATTCGGTAGATTAGGTGGGTTGTACGCGACAATGTCGTCCGCTTGAAGCCATGCCGGCGATCCGCGCTTCAAACTTTTTTGAGCACGGGCCGCGTAACGCTTCGCGGCCTGGAAATCGCCGGTGACCATGAGCCCCCTCGCGGTCGCCAGATCCGCCTCGGCGCGCTCGCCCTGCCGGCCATGCGCAATCGCCAGCTGACTGTAGGCCACGCCCGAGTTGGGGTCGCGTTGAATGGCCTGTTTCAGGATCCGTTCGGCCTCTGGCAGCCTCGCGTTGTCATTCGAGGCGACCAGCGCATAACCCAGCCAGACCAGGAACTGGGGCTCGTTCGGCTTGAAGGAAAGTGCCTTGCGGAAAGGCGCGATGGCGCGCTTGGGATCCCCGCCTTCCAGAAGGGCCTGGCCTTTGAGTTCGTAATAGTAGGGATTGTTCGGCTGGCTGCGGATCAGTGCGTCGATTTCCTTGACCGCTCCCTTGCCGCGGCTCTTCATCGTGGCGATCGCACGAGCGTATTGGGCGGCCGGGCTCTTGTCGCTGCGCGGGTAGGCCCTGAGGGTTGCGGACGGATGGCTGGTGTAGGCGAAGAGCTTTGCGCGCACCTGCTCGTGCCGGTATTGCAGGACATAGTCCTCCGGCTGATCAAAATATTTCGATTTCTGGGCGTCGCGCAGGAGACCGTTGTAGCGGTCCTGGGCCATCGGGTGGCTTTGTGCGTAAGGGTCCGCATACTGGCTCTTGAACATTTGCTGTTCGGACATGCGCTGGAAGGTCTTGAGCATGCCGCGGGCACTCTGGCCGGTGGCATTCAGGTAGCGCAAGGCGGCCCGGTCAGCGGCGGCTTCCTCGCCGCGCTGGTAGGACAGAAGGGAACGCTGGCCCACAGAACCGGCGCCGACGATCAGGGCACCACCACCCGAGGCCACGCCGCCGGAGCCGGAAGCCGCACCGGCCGCAGCGGCACCGGCCCCGACGATCATGCCGATCACGGACATGATCTGGGCATTCGCGGCCGCGCTGCGCAGACGCACAAGGTGGCGCCCCGCGATATGGCCGGTTTCATGTGCGATGACGCCGATGACCTCGCTGGGAGTGTCGGCTTCCATCAGGACGCCGATGTTTATGAACATGCGCCGGCTGTTCGGGACAAAAGCGTTGAAGCTCTTGTCATTGACCAGGATGATCTCAGGTTCCGAGTTGGCAATTCCTGCTGCCTTGAAGATCGGTTTGGCATAGTCGCGCAGCAGGGCTTCCGCCTCCGCGTCCCGCACGAGGGGCAGTTTTCCGCGTTGCGCCGCAGCCGGCGTGATTGCCAGCGGCAGCAGCAGTGCCATGGACAGGACGGAGGCCATGGTTTTCCGGACTGGACTGAAACCGGACTTGGGTCGCAACGGGGTGGAACCAGACAGGGTGCGCGGCAAGGTTCGTATTCTCCACTGATCTCAAGGAGCGCCATCCACGCTCATCGTTCTTTTCTGTGGCGAAGGTATGGAGTGCCGTGGTTCGGGTCAAGAATACCCGGATTACAAACAGGTCAGAAACGGTGCCGGAGGGCGGCGATACCGGCACATGCGGCGACCATTCGCGTTGCATCGCGCCGGAAAATTCGCGATAGGGGAGGTCCCTTCGAGCCGTATCAGCAGGACACCATGACCAAAAGCGCGTTTCAGCCCTCCCGCCGCAGCGATGTCGCCCCCTTCATTGCCATGGATGTTCTGGCCGAAGCGGCAAGACTGGAGGCCGAGGGGCGCAAGATCATACACATGGAAGTGGGCCAGCCCTCGGCGCCGGCACCGGGGGCCGCCCTGGAGGCCGCCCGCCTGGCCCTGGAACACGGCCGGCTCGGCTATACGGAGGCTCTCGGGATCGCGCCGCTGCGCCAGGCGCTTGCAGTTCATTACAGGAGCACCTACGGGGTCGATGTTCCCGTCGAACGGATCATGGCGACGACCGGTTCCTCGGCCGGCTTCAACCTGGCGTTTCTCGCCGCCTTCGACCCGGGAGACAGGGTGGTCCTGACCGCGCCCGGGTATCCTGCCTATCGCAACATCCTGAAAGCCCTCGGACTGGTGCCGGTGGAGATCGAGGTAGGTGCGGAAACGCGCTGGAGCCTGACACCGGATCTTCTGGACAGGGCACAGGCGGAAGGCCCCGTGAAAGGCGTGCTGGTGGCAAGTCCCGCCAATCCGACGGGGACCATGATGACCCCGGAAGCGCTGGATGATCTTGTCCGCTATTGCGAAGAGGCCGGCATCTGGTTCATCTCGGACGAGATCTATCATGGCCTGGACTATGCGGCGGGCCAGAAAAGCGCGCTGGAAACGTCGGACAACGTCATCGTCATCAACAGCTTCTCGAAATATTACTGCATGACGGGATGGCGCATCGGCTGGATGGTTCTGCCGGAACAACTGGTTCGTCCGGCCGAGCGAATTGCTCAGAGCCTCTATATCTCGCCGCCTGAACTCTCGCAGATCGCGGCCACCGCAGCTCTTGGCGCCGTGCAGGAACTGGAAGCCGTCAAGGCCGTCTACGCGGCCAATCGCGATCTTCTGGTGTCCGGACTGCCGCGCGTAGGGCTCGACAGGCTGTTGCCGGTCGACGGGGCGTTCTACATCTATGCCGATATCAGCCGGTTCAGCTCCGACAGCCTCGCATTCGCCCGGCAGATCCTCCAGGAAGCCGGTGTCGCGGCAACGCCCGGCGTTGATTTCGACCCGGTCCACGGTCACGATTTCCTGAGGTTCTCGTTCGCCGGTGCGCATGAGGACATGCAGGAGGCGTTGCAGCGCCTGTCCCGTTTCCTCACCTGACGGCCGGATGGTTCGGCGCAAGCCGGAACCAGACAGAAAAGGCGGCCGGTGGCCGCCTTTTCCTCTTGTCAGATAAACCTCAGGCTCAGAAGAACGAGCGGCCGCGTTGCCACCAGCCGACGCGCTTCGGCTTGTCTTCTTCCTGCTCGTTACCGGAAGTTTCGCTGGTCACGACCGGTTCGGCCGACGCTGCTTCCTCGGCCTTTTCCGCGGTCTCGTTGGCGACTGGCTGTTCGGAGGTCGGTGTCTCCACGACAATCGTGCCTTGATCGCCGTCCTCTTCTCCTGCGGTAGCAACCTCACCATCGCGTTCGGACTCCGCGGCAACTTCCCCTTCGGTCGGGGACGCATCCGTGGTGGCGTCTGCCGGAGACTCCGAAGGGGCTTCGTTGCCTTCTTCCGAAGAGGCCGCGCTTGCTGCATCTGCGTCCTCGACGGCCGGTGCCGGGGGCTCGGCCGACTGCTCGGATGCATCCATTTCCGCTGCGACGGCGGGTTCGGCTTCATCCTGCGGCTGTTCGGCGTCGGCATTGCTGTCGTCGGCGGACTGTGCGTCACCGGCCTCGGCTGCAGCGTTGTCACCTTCGCCGTTGCGGCGGCCACGACGACCGCCCCGGCGGCCACGACGGCGCTTGCGGCGGGGCTCGTCGTCCGAGCTGTCGTCGTCTTCCGAGCGGGCGTCCTGAGTCTGAGCGCTGTCGGAGTCGGTTTCGTCGTCACCCGCGGACGCCTGACGGTTGTCACCATCGTCCTGCTGATTGTCCGAACCGCCTCTCCGGCGCTTGCGGCGGCGGCGGCGGCGGCGGCCATCGCCCTCGGAATCGTCGTCCTGTGCGCTCTCCAGGTAGTCGTCGGGCTGTTCGGTTTCCTCGTCGATGATCTCGATCGTGTCGGGTTGAACCGTCGGCGAAGGAGTGGGGAAACGGTCCCGGTCGACCGCAGCACCACGCTCGAGCACATAAAGCTGGCCGTTGACCATATCGTCGGCGTGCACCTCGATCTCGATCGCGAAACGGGTCTCGAGATCGACCAGGTTGGTGCGCTTCTGGTTGAGAATGTAGAGCGCCACCTGGGTGGTGGTGCGGATGATCAGGTTGTGCGAGGCCCCCTTGAGGAGGTTGTCCTCGATCGACCGCAGCACATGCAGGGCAACCGATTCCACCGAGCGGATCATGCCGGTGCCCTGGCAATGCGGACAGGGTGTCGTCGAGCTTTCCAGAACGCCCGTGCGAATACGCTGGCGGGACATTTCCAGAAGGCCGAAATGAGAGATCCGGCCGACCTGGATGCGGGCCCGGTCGTTCTTCAGGCAATCCTTGAGCTTGCGTTCGACGGACCGGTTGTTCTTCGACTCTTCCATGTCGATGAAGTCGATCACGACGAGGCCGGCCAGATCACGCAGACGCAACTGCCGGGTAACCTCTTCCGCGGCCTCCAGGTTGGTCTGAAGTGCCGTGTCCTCGATATTGTGCTCGCGGGTCGACTTGCCGGAGTTCACGTCGATCGAGACCAGCGCCTCGGTCTGGTTGATGACAATGTAGCCGCCGGACTTGAGCGTCACCTGTGGCGAGAACATCGCGTCGAGCTGTGGTTCGACGCCATAGCGGATGAACAGGGGCGAGGGGTCCCGGTAGGGCTGGACGTTCTTGGCATGGCTCGGCATGAGCATGCGCATGAAGTCCTTCGCCTCGCGGTAGCCCTCGTCACCGGCCACAAGGACTTCGTTGATGTCCTTGTTGTAAAGGTCGCGGATCGAGCGCTTGACCAGGCTGCCCTCCTCGTAGACGAGGCTTGGGGCGCTCGATTTGAGGGTCAACTCCCGGACATTTTCCCAGAGCCGCATCAGGTATTCGAAATCGCGCTTGATTTCGGCCTTCGTGCGGCTGGCACCGGCGGTGCGCAGGATCACGCCCATGCCTTCCGGCACCTCCAGTTCCGAGGCGATCTTCTTGAGACGCTTGCGGTCGGTCGGCTGGGTGATCTTGCGGGAAATGCCGCCGCCACGCGCGGTGTTCGGCATGAGCACGGAATAGCGGCCGGCCAGGGACAGGTAGGTTGTCAGGGCCGCGCCCTTGTTGCCGCGTTCTTCCTTGACGACCTGCACCAGAATGATCTGGCGGCGCTTGATGACTTCCTGGATCTTGTACTGCTTGCGCATCGGTACGACACGCTCCGGAACTTCTTCCATGGCGTCTTCGGCACCGACAGACTCGACCGCGTCGTCATCGGATTCGCCGTCATCGTCGTCATCGTTCTTGCGGCGGCGGCGGCGACCACGTGCCCGGGTCGGAGCCGCTTCGACCTCTTCGGTGTCGTCTTCGTCTTCCTGGGCGCTGGCGTCGGCGTCGTCCTCGTCGGCGTCGCCGGTTTCGTCGTCGGAACGCGCACTCACGGACGCATCTTCGGCTTCGTCACCGGATGCGGCTTGTTCGTTCACATCGCTGGTGCCGTTTTCGTCACCGGCGGCGTCTGCGGTGCCGTCCGCGTCCTCGGACGCGTCGTCTTCAATTTTTTCGCTGGCGACGGTCTCGGCGGCTGCCTCGTTCTTCGCGGCGCGGGAACGGCGCCGGCGCTTCGGTTTCTCGTCCGCGTCCGAATCGTCACGCTGACGATCGGCAGCCTCGGCCGCGAGCAGGGCTTCGCGGTCGGCGACCGGGATCTGGTAATAGTCTGGATGAATTTCGCTGAAAGCGAGGAACCCGTGCCGGTTTCCACCATACTCGACGAAAGCTGCCTGAAGCGAAGGCTCGACCCGCGTTACTTTCGCCAGATAGATATTCCCGCGCAGCTGCTTTCGGTTTGCTGCCTCGAAGTCGAATTCTTCAACCCGATTGCCACGCACGACGACAACCCGGGTCTCTTCCGGGTGGCCCGCGTCGATCAGCATTTTGTTTGCCATTATTGAACGTCTCCACGGCAGCGCTCATGGGCGCGTATGCAAAACGCGCATCGCCCGAAAGGAGGATGGCTGCCGTACTTGTTTTGCTAAGATGTGCAAGGGCGTCTGCGCCCGGCGCGGTCGTATGATCAACGCAAGCGGCCGCAAAAGCGGTTCCTTGCTGAATGTCGATCACCATGTGCATCGCGCGGGTCCTTCGGGGCAACGCAGGCCCTTGAGTTAAGTCGTTGTACTGTTGTCCGGTGTGCAGGTTTGGCTTCGCCGCTTGACCTGCATCCGGTTTCGGAAGGGTTCGCCCTTTTTCATATCCGCCGCGAACCTCGCCGGAAAAACTGCCAATTGATCAGGGCATCACGTTGCGAGGCGGGGCGGTCTCAAAGAGGTGCCGATACCTTTTCCGCCGCCTTCCAGACGCTGTCGCGGAGCATCAGGACGGCCTCTGTCCTGCTGCCCGGAAGCCTGGGAATGCGATGACGTTGTGGATAGACACCCATGTCCGCCATCCGGGAAGGTATCGGTATCAAACCGAAATCCGTAAGGTACTATTACGTTCCGCCGCGCCGCATTGCAAGCAATGTGAATTGGATAAGGCATTTTCCTCTGGTCGCGGTTGGCGTATGACAGGGCGGGCGTGTTCTCCGCCACACGGTTCAAAAGCATGATGGCCGGAACAATTGAATTGATACGTGATACAAAACCCCAGGTGGATCTTGGTCTGATGAGCGGTGGACGTCTGTTGAGACGCTTGGCGATGGTCCTCGCCCTGCTGGCGGCTGCCATATCGGCACAGGCGGGGCCGGCGGTTGCCGAGGCGGACAAGCCGGTCGTCACCGGGGCTCGGGTGGCCGGCGACGAGTCGCGGACGCGATTCGTGCTCGACATGGACCGTCAGGTCACACCTGTTATCTCGGGACTGCCCAGCCCGTACCGGCTGATCATCGACCTGCCGGAGGTGACCTTCTCCCTTCCGGCCGATGCCGGCAAGGAGGGGCGGGGCCTTGTCGGCGACTGGCGTTTCGGCCTTTTCGCGACCGGCAAGTCGCGCGTCGTCATGGATCTGACCGGCCCGGTCAAGGTCGACAAGACCTTCTTTCTGCCTGCCGTTGACGATCAGCCGGCCCGCCTGGTCGTGGATCTTGTGCGTTCGTCCGCGAAGGATTTCGACGCATTTGTCGAATCATCGAAGGTGAAGAAAAGCGCCCAGGTCACGAAACCTGCGCCGAAGAGCGACCGGTTGACGGATCCAAAGGAAAAGGACAAGCCGCTGATTGTCCTTGATCCCGGCCATGGCGGCATCGACAGCGGCGCAACCGGCGTTCATGGAGCGCTGGAAAAGGCGATCGTGCTGGACTTCGCAAATCTGTTGAAGGCGAAACTCGACGAAAGCGGGCTTTACACGGTGGAACTGACGCGCGATGACGACACGTTCGTGCCGCTGTCGCGCCGTGTGGAGATCGGTCACGAGCTGGAAGCGGACCTGTTCATCTCGATCCATGCCGATTCCGTGCGCCGCGGGCAGAAATTCGCGCGTGGTGCGACGGTCTACACAATCTCGGACAAGGCCTCCGACCAGCTTTCCGAGGATCTCGCCGTTTCGGAAAACATGTCTGACGTGATCGCAGGTGTCGATCTGGACGAGGAGCCTACCGATGTCACCGATATCCTGCTGGACCTTGCGCGCCGGGAGACGCGGTCATTCTCGGTCTATTTCGCGCGGTCTCTCGTCAGCGAGCTGGAAAGTGCCGTCCGGCTGATCAACAATCCGCACAGGTCGGCGGGTTTCCGGGTGCTGAAGGCGCACGACGTGCCTTCCGTTCTCGTGGAGCTCGGCTACCTGTCGAACGAACATGACGAGAAACTTCTGATCTCAGACGAATGGCGCGAGCGCATGGCCAGTGCCATGACGGAGGCCGTGCACGGGTTTTTCAGGCCCCGGCTGGCCCGACAGCAAGAGGCACCATCGCAGTAAAAACATTGAATTGCCTTGTAAAACCGGAGGGTCGTGCCGGAATTGCCTCAGCATCGCCATATTAGTGCACGAGGAAGGCGGACAAGTTTGTGCGACAGTCGGTATCTGGGCGTGCCGTGTTCAGGTTTCCGTGTTAAAAGCCGGAGACGACTGAGCGCAACGATCTCAGACTGATTCAAAGACGGGGAAAGACGAGCCCGCGGTATGAAATTCCTGGTGAAGTTTTTTGGCTACCTGTTCGGAATCGGGGCGGTGTTCGCGCTTCTGATTGCGGCCGGCGTGTGGATGTATCTGCAGACCCTTTCAGAGGATCTGCCGGACTATACAGCGCTGAAGAATTACGAGCCTCCGGTCATGACCCGCGTTCATGCCGCGGACGGCAGCCTGATGGCCGAATACGCGACACAGAGGCGCATGTTCCTGCCGATCCAGGCGATTCCAGACCGGGTGAAGCAGGCGTTCATCGCGGCGGAAGACAAGAACTTCTACAAACATATCGGGGTGGACCCGGAAGGCATTGCCCGTGCGGTCGTGAGGCTCGTTCAGAACTACGGCTCCGGACGGCGCCCGGAAGGCGCTTCGACCATCACCCAGCAGGTGGCGAAGAACTTTCTCCTGTCGGACCTCGTGAGCGAAGAGCGCCAACGCCGTTCCGCCGCCTACGAGCGCAAGGTCAAGGAAGCGATCCTCTCGCTCAGGATCGAGCAGGCCTACACCAAGGACGAGATTCTCGAACTCTATCTCAACGAGATCTATTTCGGCTTCGGCGCCTACGGCGTGGCCGCTGCCTCGCTGATCTATTTCGACAAGTCGGTGCATGAACTGACGCTCGAAGAGATCGCCTACATGGCGGCGTTGCCCAAGGGGCCGAGCAACTATCATCCCTACCGGAAGACCGAAGCGGCGATCGCGCGCCGCAACTACGTGCTCGACCGCATGATGGCCGATGGCTACATCAGCACGGAGGACGGCGAGGAAGCCAAGCAGAAGCCGATCGTGGTCAAGCCGCGCGAAACCGGCTCGCGGCTGTTTGCCGCCGAGTATTTCACCGAGGAGGTCCGGCGCGAAGTTGCCGATATCTTTGGCGACAAGCGTCTCTACGAGGGCGGGCTGTCGGTGCGCTCGACCCTGGATCCGGAAATGCAGAAACTGGCGCGCAAGTCGCTGATGGACGGCCTGATCGATTTCGATCACAAGCGCGGCAGCTGGAGGGGACCGGTCGACCGGATCACTCTTGGCGCCGACTGGGGCGTGGACCTTGCCAAGGTCGAGGCGCTCAGCGACATTCCCGAGTGGCAGCTCGCCGTGGTTCTGGAAAGCGGCAGCGACCAGGCACAGGTTGGCATTCAGCCGAAAAACCTGGTCAGCGGAAAGCTGTCCGACGAACGCCAGACCGGTGCGCTGTTTCTTGAAACCATGAAATGGGCCCGGGTCAACGGGAGGGCGCCAGGTTCCGTGTCCGACGTTCTTGCGCCGGGCGATGTGGTCTACGTTCAGGAAAGCGATGTCGCGCCCGGCACCTTCGAGTTGCGCCAGATCCCGAAGGTCTCCGGCGCGCTGGTTGCGATGGATCCCTATACCGGGCGTGTTCTGGCACTCGTCGGTGGCTTCAGCTTCGCGCAGAGCGAATTCAACCGCGCCACCCAAGCCTACCGCCAGCCCGGTTCGTCCTTCAAGCCGTTCCTTTATGCAGCGGCTCTCGACAACGGCTACACACCGTCTTCGGTGATCATGGACGCGCCGCTGGAAATCAGCCAGGGGCCGGGCCTGGGAACCTGGCGTCCGCAGAATTATGGCGGCAAATTCTACGGTCCGTCGACTTTGCGCACGGGCATCGAACTGTCCAGAAACGTCATGACGGTGCGTCTTGCCCAGGACATGGGCATGCCGCTGGTGGCCGAGTATGCCAAGCGGTTCGGTATCTACGACAACATGCTTCCGGTGCTGTCCATGTCGCTGGGAGCCGGGGAAACCACGGTGCTGCGTCTGACCACCGCCTATGCGACCATCGCAAATGGCGGCAAGAAGGTGCGTCCGACCCTGATCGACAGGATCCAGGATCGCTATGGACGCACGATCTACAAGCATGACAGCCGCATCTGCGACGGCTGCACCCAGGACATCTGGGAAGGGCAGGGCGAACCGTCGCTGATCGATGACCGGGAGCAGGTACTCGATCCGATGACGGCCTACCAGATCACCTCGATGATGGAAGGCGTGGTCCAGCGCGGCACGGCAACGCGTGTTCGCGCCGTCGGACGCCCGGTCGCCGGCAAGACGGGAACCACCAACGACGAGAAAGACGCCTGGTTCATGGGGTTCACCCCGGATCTCGCGGTCGGTGTGTTCGTCGGCTACGACAATCCCAAGCCGATGGGACGTGGTGCCACAGGCGGCCAGGTTGCCGCTCCGATCTTCGTGAACTTCGTCAAGCAGGCGCTCGCGGAAAAACCGCCGGTGGAGTTCCGCGTGCCCAAGGGACTTCAGCTGATCGCCATCAACCGCAGGACGGGCCAAAGGGCTGCACCGGGGACACCTGGTGCGATTCTGGAAGCGTTCAAGCCGGGAATGGCTCCGAACGACAGTTATTCGGTGATCGATTTCCAGAGCTCCATGGGTGTGCCCACCGCAGTGTCGCCGGAAGCCGCCGGCGCCGTCTTCAACGGAACAAGCGGGCTTTACTGATCCCGGATTTCAACGGGGCGGCGCCGCGTTCTCGCGGAGGCCGCCCCGACTGTTTACAGGGACATGCCACGCGGGTAATGTCCCGCTCCAATTCGCGGCCCGACGTCCTGTTGTTGGACGGGCGGGCCGAATCCAGAACAACAAGCGAGGTATCCGATGCGCGCCGAAATGGAAGCGATCGTCGATGAAATCAAGCAGGCCATAAGCCTGCTGAGGAGGCATCTTTGACTGGGACCAGGCTCTTGTCCGTCTGGACGAACTGAATGCCCTGTCGGAGGATCCCGACCTCTGGAACGATCCGGGCAAAGCGCAGAAGCTGATGCGCGAACGCCAGCAGCTTGATGACGGTATCAGCGGCGTCAGGGAGCTGGAACAGGATCTGTCCGACAATGTCGAGCTGATCGAACTCGGCGAAATGGAAGACGACAAGTCCGTTGTCGAGGACGCGGAGGCGGCGCTGCGCGGCCTGAAGGACAAGGTCAACAAGCTTCAGCTCCAGTCCCTCCTTTCCGGCGAGGCCGACGCAAACGATACCTATCTTGAAATCAACTCCGGCGCGGGTGGCACGGAAAGCCAGGACTGGGCTTCTATGCTGTTGCGCATGTATCGCCGCTGGGCCGAGAAACATGGCTTCAAGGTCGAGGTGCTGGAATACCACGACGGCGAAGAAGCGGGCATCAAGTCGGCGACTCTGCTGATCAAGGGCGAAAACGCCTATGGCTGGCTGAAGACCGAATCCGGTGTTCACCGGCTGGTACGGATCTCGCCCTATGACAGCAACGCCCGCCGTCATACCAGCTTCTCCAGCGCCTGGGTCTATCCGGTGATCGACGACAGCATCGAAATCGATGTGAACGAAAGCGATTGCCGTATCGATACCTACCGGGCCTCCGGTGCGGGCGGACAGCACGTCAACACGACGGATTCGGCCGTGCGTATCACGCACCAGCCGACCGGGATCGTGGTCCAGTGCCAGTCGGAGCGTTCGCAACACAAGAACCGGGCAACCGCCTGGGGCATGCTGAAGGCGCGGCTCTACGAAGCCGAGCTGAAAAAGCGGGAGGAAGCGGCCAATGCAGAGGCGGCTTCCAAGACCGACATCGGCTGGGGACACCAGATCCGCTCCTACGTCCTGCAGCCCTATCAGCTGGTCAAGGACCTGCGCACGGGGGTCGAAAGCACGTCGCCGGGCGATGTGCTGGACGGAGACCTTGATGCG carries:
- the accB gene encoding acetyl-CoA carboxylase biotin carboxyl carrier protein; the protein is MRNDNKKFDTALIRDLAVLLDETNLSEIELEQGDTRIRVARQMTISAPVNVAPPAAPAAAPAAAAPAAAPAAPAEPASSGTTVSSPMVGTAYLAPEPGAPVFIQVGDKVTEGQTILIIEAMKTMNHIPSTKSGTVKQILVDDAQPVEFGEPLIIVE
- a CDS encoding DsbA family protein produces the protein MTNSLQTIRPLYPPVLMRILSICALLLSLLALPASAQDRDRAEIEKIVREYLLANPEVIAEALTELDRREKEAAEAARLQTLTDSADILFNSTRQVVLGNPEGSVTLVEFFDYNCGYCKRAHGDMVKLIEGNPDLKVVLKEFPVLGQGSVEAAQVAVAVNSVAPEKYADFHEELLLSRGQANQASALEAASSVGIAEEDLLAAMKTDEAGQTIEEVYALANRLGLTGTPSYVIGNEVVMGAVGYDALNEKIDALLNCDQTTC
- a CDS encoding M48 family metalloprotease gives rise to the protein MASVLSMALLLPLAITPAAAQRGKLPLVRDAEAEALLRDYAKPIFKAAGIANSEPEIILVNDKSFNAFVPNSRRMFINIGVLMEADTPSEVIGVIAHETGHIAGRHLVRLRSAAANAQIMSVIGMIVGAGAAAAGAASGSGGVASGGGALIVGAGSVGQRSLLSYQRGEEAAADRAALRYLNATGQSARGMLKTFQRMSEQQMFKSQYADPYAQSHPMAQDRYNGLLRDAQKSKYFDQPEDYVLQYRHEQVRAKLFAYTSHPSATLRAYPRSDKSPAAQYARAIATMKSRGKGAVKEIDALIRSQPNNPYYYELKGQALLEGGDPKRAIAPFRKALSFKPNEPQFLVWLGYALVASNDNARLPEAERILKQAIQRDPNSGVAYSQLAIAHGRQGERAEADLATARGLMVTGDFQAAKRYAARAQKSLKRGSPAWLQADDIVAYNPPNLPNRR
- a CDS encoding pyridoxal phosphate-dependent aminotransferase, with translation MTKSAFQPSRRSDVAPFIAMDVLAEAARLEAEGRKIIHMEVGQPSAPAPGAALEAARLALEHGRLGYTEALGIAPLRQALAVHYRSTYGVDVPVERIMATTGSSAGFNLAFLAAFDPGDRVVLTAPGYPAYRNILKALGLVPVEIEVGAETRWSLTPDLLDRAQAEGPVKGVLVASPANPTGTMMTPEALDDLVRYCEEAGIWFISDEIYHGLDYAAGQKSALETSDNVIVINSFSKYYCMTGWRIGWMVLPEQLVRPAERIAQSLYISPPELSQIAATAALGAVQELEAVKAVYAANRDLLVSGLPRVGLDRLLPVDGAFYIYADISRFSSDSLAFARQILQEAGVAATPGVDFDPVHGHDFLRFSFAGAHEDMQEALQRLSRFLT
- a CDS encoding Rne/Rng family ribonuclease; amino-acid sequence: MANKMLIDAGHPEETRVVVVRGNRVEEFDFEAANRKQLRGNIYLAKVTRVEPSLQAAFVEYGGNRHGFLAFSEIHPDYYQIPVADREALLAAEAADRQRDDSDADEKPKRRRRSRAAKNEAAAETVASEKIEDDASEDADGTADAAGDENGTSDVNEQAASGDEAEDASVSARSDDETGDADEDDADASAQEDEDDTEEVEAAPTRARGRRRRRKNDDDDDGESDDDAVESVGAEDAMEEVPERVVPMRKQYKIQEVIKRRQIILVQVVKEERGNKGAALTTYLSLAGRYSVLMPNTARGGGISRKITQPTDRKRLKKIASELEVPEGMGVILRTAGASRTKAEIKRDFEYLMRLWENVRELTLKSSAPSLVYEEGSLVKRSIRDLYNKDINEVLVAGDEGYREAKDFMRMLMPSHAKNVQPYRDPSPLFIRYGVEPQLDAMFSPQVTLKSGGYIVINQTEALVSIDVNSGKSTREHNIEDTALQTNLEAAEEVTRQLRLRDLAGLVVIDFIDMEESKNNRSVERKLKDCLKNDRARIQVGRISHFGLLEMSRQRIRTGVLESSTTPCPHCQGTGMIRSVESVALHVLRSIEDNLLKGASHNLIIRTTTQVALYILNQKRTNLVDLETRFAIEIEVHADDMVNGQLYVLERGAAVDRDRFPTPSPTVQPDTIEIIDEETEQPDDYLESAQDDDSEGDGRRRRRRRKRRRGGSDNQQDDGDNRQASAGDDETDSDSAQTQDARSEDDDSSDDEPRRKRRRGRRGGRRGRRNGEGDNAAAEAGDAQSADDSNADAEQPQDEAEPAVAAEMDASEQSAEPPAPAVEDADAASAASSEEGNEAPSESPADATTDASPTEGEVAAESERDGEVATAGEEDGDQGTIVVETPTSEQPVANETAEKAEEAASAEPVVTSETSGNEQEEDKPKRVGWWQRGRSFF